Part of the Caballeronia sp. SL2Y3 genome is shown below.
CGCGCGGATCTGTCGCGGCCCATGACGAAAAGGCCCATGACGAAAACGTTCCGACAGCGCCGCGAATCCGATCAGCCACTATCAACACCAATCAGCCAAGTCTGGCCATATTCATTCGTAAGGATCCAGTTTTATGAAGACCGCACAAGAACTCCGCGTCGGCAACGTCGTCATGATCGGCAACGATGCCATGGTCGTGCAGCGCGCCGAATACAACAAGTCCGGCCGTAACGCAGCGGTCGTCAAAATGAAGTTCAAGAACCTGCTGACCAACGCGGGCATGGAAACCGTCTACAAGGCGGACGACAAGTTCGACGTCGTCGTGCTCGACCGCAAGGAAGTGACGTACTCGTACTTTGCCGACCCGATGTACGTGTTCATGGACGCCGACTACAACCAGTACGAAGTCGAAGCCGAAATGATGGGCGACGCGCTCAACTACCTCGAAGACGGCATGGCGTGCGAAGTCGTGTTCTACAACGAGAAGGCCATCTCGGTC
Proteins encoded:
- the efp gene encoding elongation factor P; translated protein: MKTAQELRVGNVVMIGNDAMVVQRAEYNKSGRNAAVVKMKFKNLLTNAGMETVYKADDKFDVVVLDRKEVTYSYFADPMYVFMDADYNQYEVEAEMMGDALNYLEDGMACEVVFYNEKAISVELPTTLVREIVYTEPAVKGDTSSGKVLKTAKLHTGFELQVPLFCNIGDKIEIDTRTNEYRSRA